CCCTCTTCACTGCCCGGCCTGAGGCCCCCACCGCCCCGCCCGTGCCCCTGATGCCCGACTATACGCGGCCAGCCCGCCGCATTGTGGCGGATATCAACAACACCCCCTATCCCGCCAAACAGGTGGTGCCCGTGGGAGCCGTACACAACAGGCTGTCACTGGAAATCGCGCGCGGCTGTACGCGCGGCTGCCGCTTTTGCCACGCGGGCATGGTCTACCGCCCGGTGCGCGAGCGTTCGCTGGAAACCATCCAGACCCTGATGGACGATTGCCTCAGCGAAACGGGCTTTGACGAAATTTCTTTCCTGTCGCTCAGCACAGGCGATTTTTCAGCCCTGAAGACCCTGTGCTTCAGCGCCCTGGACCGTTGCGCCCGTGAACAGATCGGCCTTTCCCTGCCGTCGCTGCGGGTGGGCTCCATTGACGACGAAATCATCGAGCGCATGGCCGATCTGCGCCGTACCGGCTGCACCCTGGCCCCCGAGGCTGGCAGCCAGCGCCTGCGCGACGTCATCAACAAGGGCGTCACTGAAGAAGACCTGCTGCTGCACGCCCAGAAGCTGCTTGAGCACGGCTGGCGTCAGGTGAAGCTCTATTTCATGATCGGGCTGCCGACCGAAACGGACGAAGACCTGGCCGCCATAACCGAAACGTGCCTCAAGGTGCGTGACGCCGCCGGACGCGGCAGCCCGCGCCTGCAAGTCACGGCGGCCCTTTCGCCCTTTGTGCCCAAACCCTTTACGCCCTTTCAGTGGGTGCCGCAGATCAGCCAGGAAGAAATCCAGCGGCGGGTCCATTTTGTGCGACAGCAGTTCAAAGGGGTGAAATTCCTTAAACTGCGCTGGCACGAACCCGCCATGAGCCATCTTGAGGGCATTTTGTCCCGCGCGGACCGCCGCATGGCCGATGTGGTGGAAAAGGCCTACCGCAAAGGTTCCATCTTCACCAGTTGGATGGAGCACTTTGCGCTTGACCCCTGGCTGGAAGCGCTGGAAGAATGCGGCTTGAGCGCGCAGGAATGCACAGGTGAACGCCAACCGGGCAGTCCCCTGCCCTGGGGACATCTTGAGGCGGGCATTTCTGAGGAATTTTTGCTGCGTGAATGGCAGCGCGCCCTTGGGGAAAAAGTTACCGACGACTGCCGCTACGGGGCCTGCCGCCAGTGCGGAGCCTGCGACACCAAGGTCGGGCCGTCGCGCATGCCGCACACGCCCTCGCCCAACGGCGTCGCCCCTCTGGACGGGTCTCTGCGTGACGCGGCCCCCCAGAGCGAAGCCAGCTCAAGCGAGGCTCCGACGGACGCGCAGATCGGCGCCGCCACAGACAGCGGCCCCCTTGCGCACAACGCGCAAGAACAGTCAGTGCCTGCCAGCGCCCTGCAGGACACGCCCCTGCCGGACAGCCACCAGCACCGCAACAGGCTTATTTTTTCGCAGCGCGACCAGCGCGCCCATCAGCCCAGCCGGGACGAGGAAGGCCGCCTGGTATGCCGCCCGCCCGCCAGCCGCCCCCCCAAAATAACCGCAGAACTGACCGTCAAGGCGGCGCAATATCGCATCTGGCACAGCAAGGCTGGCGGCTGCGCCTACCTGAGCCAGCTGGAACTGCAAGCCGTTCTTGACCGCGCCCTGCGCCGGGCCGGTCTGCCCATGGCTTTTTCTCAGGGTTTTCACCCCATGCCGCTCATGTCTTTTGGCCGGGCCTTGCCGGTTGGCGTGGAAAGCCGGGCGGAATGGTTTGCCCTGACCCTGCACAAGGTTCTTCCGCCGCAGGAAATCGCCGACCGCCTGAACCCTCTTCTGCCCCTCGGCATGGAGATCGTGCGTGTTGAGTTCGTGGACAAAAGCCACCGCACCGAACAGGCCGTGGCCGAGGCTTTTTGCCTGTCCCTGCCAACCCCTGAAGAAAACAGGCAGGTTGTCCGATGCTTTGAAGACTTTGCTGCATTGCCCGAACTGAACTTCACGCGCGACACCAAAAAAGGCCCCCGCACCGCCAATATCAGGGCCATGTTGCGGCAATGGGAAACCCTTGCGCAAGAGCAGCACGAAAATGCCCCTGAGGCCGTGACATTTGTAGCTGACTGGAGTAATGGTTATCTGTCGCCCCTGCTTTTCGTCATGGCCATATTGCAGCCTCTGGGAATGCCTGATACCTTGCGCCCCAGGCTGAAGCTGGTGAAAACCGCGCAACTGTTCGCTGACGAAAAACTGTATCCATAGGCCCCCCCATGGGGATGCCAACGTCCTCTGGCTCATTATATCGGCTTTTTGTCTTTGCCCACGGGAGAAAACATATGGCTTCCTGTATCCCCTTTGCTGACGAAGAACCCTTTGCACAGCGCGTCAAAAATCTGGCTGACGACGAACTGCTTGAAATATGGGAAGAAACTCAGCAAATCGAAAACATGATTTGTGCGGAACTGCATGCCGATTTTTCTCTGGCGCCGGACTATGAGAAGGTCATTGTGGAAGAACTGACCCTGCGTTCCAGCCGCCGCATAAATACCCGGCCCTAAGCCAAATGCGAAAAGGGCGAAAGCCATAAGCTCTCGCCCTAAAAAAACTTGCTATCTCGGAGCGGCTATATGCCGCCGAGCATTTCCATATCGTCGTTGGAAAGCAGCTTGTCCAGATCAAGCATGATGAGCAGACGATCCTGAAGCTTGCCAACGCCGCTGATGTAGTCCGAATCCACTCCAGCCACCACGGGCGGCGGCGGCTCAACCGTGCTGGCGGGAATGCGCAGCACTTCGGAAACCGCGTCAACCACAAAGCCTACGATGATATTGTTGATCTCGATGACAATGATCCGCGTGTTCTTGTCGTGCGTTTTTGACGCAAGACCGAAGCGACGGCGCAGATCAATGATGGGAATCACCTTTCCGCGCAAATTGATGACGCCTTCGACAAATTCTGGAGCGCGGGGTACCCTGGTGATCTCCATAGTGCGGATAATTTCCTGCACTTTCAGAATATTAACCCCGAACTCCTCCTCACCGATGCTGAAAGTCACCAGTTGCAGAAGTTCGTCTTCCTGTTTTCTCTGATTTACATCCATGTGCGCTCCTTATTGCAACCAGCCGCTCAACCTGTGGGGGCCGCTGGCACCATCAGCCTTGGCCTGCCGATGTTTACTATAGAGCTTATCGACAAATTGGTAAAGCACCATAGGTCTGCCGAAAAAATCGCTATCTGCCAAACGCGTCGCGCATGGACTGCTCCAGGCTCTCACTGCCGTAGACGTCACGCAGCACCAGGGGGGCTGTGGCCATGTCGCCAGCGGGAAACAGCGCCGTGAGGGGAATGCTCTTGCTGCCAAGGGCCTCCAGCAGACGCACGGCGTAAGCATTGGCATTGGTGAGATCCACACGGACAAGCTCCATATTGTAACGGGCCTGCAAGCGACGCAGGCGCTCGTCAGTCAGAACGGTAGCCTCCATAAATTTGCAGTTGGGGCACCAGTCGGCGGTGAATTCCAGCAGCATGGGTTTTTTGCCCAGGCTGGCCTCAAAGGTCTGCGGGTTGAATTCGCGCCATTGCGGCAGGGGGGCCACAGGGCGCAACACCCACATGAAAGAAGCCAGCAAAAGCCCCAGACAGGCAAACCCCACAACCCTGCGGCGCAAAGGCGGCGCGGATATGCCGCAGTACTGCCCCCAGAGCCAGGCGCACAGGGCCACAACCAGCAGTACGCTTAACACCTGCATGTGTTTTTCCACCGGCAAGATGGAAAGCAGGTACAGCGCCGTGCCCATAAGAAAAAAGCCCACGACGCGCTCAAAAATGTGCATCCAGGCTCCCGGTTTGGGCAAGATGTTCGCCAGTGCAGGCCAGATGCTGAAAAGCACATACGGCAGGGCCATCCCGAGTCCCACGGCCCAAAAAACGACCATGACCACCATGAGGGGCTGGGTGAAGGCCCAGCCAAGCACGCCGCCCAGGAGCGGCCCGCTGCAGGGCGTTGCCAGAAACGTGGACACAAGCCCGGTAAAATACGCCTGAAGACAGGGATTCTTGGTGTTTGCCCCTGTTTTGAGGTCAATGACAGGCAGGGTGAAAACTCCAAGCATGGACAGACCCATCAAAAACACGAGCAGCAGCATGACCAGCAGCACGGCCTGATTCTGGTACAGTTGCCCCCACATGAGGTCCGCCAGGCCGAGCACAAGGGCCAGAGCGCTGAAAAGGGTCATAACGCCTGCCGCAAAGCAGAGGTTGTGCCGCCTGAAATGCCTGAGGCCCTCCTTGCCGCAGCCGCCCACCATAAGCAGGCCGCTGACCTTGAATGTCAGTACAGGCAGTACGCAGGGCATGGCATTGAGCAGCAAACCGGCCAGTATGCCAAAGAGCAGCGCCTTTCCAAGACTGGTTATCTCCATGGATTCATTTACATACCGTGGCGCCAGACTCACAAAATCATCCATGGGGGGCAAGGGCTTTTGCACCTGCCCGCCTTCCGTTGCGGCCGGGTCGTTACCAGCCCCCACAGTCTCTCCCTGAGACGCATCAAGCCAGCGGGCTATACCCGCAGACCTGCCGGCCCCGGGATCGCCCTCCGTTGAGCCTTGCGGATCAGCTACGGCCGGAGCCCCGCCAAAAAGCTGCACGCCCTCAGTCGCGTCGTCCGCAACAGACCGGGGCGGCTGTTTTTTCAGGCTGCGCCATTGGGCTGCCCAGGGCATGGCCTCAAGAGGCTGCGTTGCCTGGGGCACCACTTCCTTCACCTGCTGGTTGACGGGCATGCAGTTGCGCGTGGAACACAGGAGCATGCTTATGTCCGCCGTATAGGGCTTGCCTTGGTCCTCACGGGACAAAAGCACATAGAGGGTCACTTCACCTTCATAAACGAAAATGGTGGCCGAAGGATCATAAAAGTCGCGCTGCACCGCCCCTTCCGGATACCACACGGCCTGAGGCGGCCCACCGGCGACACTGAAGCGCAGGGTGGTGGGCCGTCCCGCATCGCCAGGGTCATGGGCGTAGGCGTGCACATCCTTGGGCAAGGTGAGGCGCAGGGCGCCGACAACGGCATCGCCGTCCAGAGCTGTTTCAAGCCGAGCTCCCAGCGGGTTGGCGCAGGCATGACCTGAAAAAACAAGAAGAGACAAGGCCATACACAGGGGCATCAACCACAGGGGCAAGGGGACGTTTTTTGGGTTAAAAAGCTTTTTTAAAAAAATATTTTTACTTTTCACTATGTTAGCTCTTTCTTTCCAATTTTTTATTCAAACACGCTTGACAGTGGGTACCCATCAGCGTAAACCCCTTTTCACGCAATGCGGGTCATTAGCTCAATTGGTAGAGCAGCTGACTCTTAATCAGTTGGTTCGGGGTTCGAGTCCCTGATGGCCCACCAGAAAAATCAAAGGTTCGTGGTTACAAGCCACGAACCTTTTTTTGTATTTGCAATACAGCATAGCAACACCTGCAAGGACGCAACGCAACGCACGAGCGCATGCTGCGACCATATACGACGCGCTTGCGTCAGAAATCACATACGCAACAACGCTGCCACAGTACTGCTGCATACGCGCAGACTGTACCGGAGCTGTTTTTTTGCTTCTGGCAAGCAGACGGTAACGACAGGACACAAGCGTACTGCCCGTCGTAATTACACGAGCGAACCCACAAACAACAGACTGCATGTGACCCCAGAGGGAAAACGTTAAGCATCTCAACATTAGCGAGATTTTATCCCTACTGGAAAAGCAAGTCCATCTTTCCTTTATGTCCGCGTCATACGGCGCGGCGACTTCCTGAAAAACCGTATTTTCATGGCTGCCAGCGGCTTGCGTGGCGGCTGCCTCCCCTCCCATTCATGCCTGCCAGCGCGAGGACAACCGGAACCTTTCTTTTCAGGCGGGTGGCTCGCCAGGCAGACTACCGCAATACCCCAAATTACAACTACCTAGTATGCCGGAGTAGTTACAAAAAAGCGATGGCAAAAAAAACGAGCCTCTCCTTTCAAAGAAGAGGCTCGTTCAATGAGAAGCAGGTTACGAATGTTCAGGCTTCCCTGCGCCCGCTCCCGCAGCCGCCAGGGTCATTAAAGATTCACTTTTCCCTAAAGGATGTATTGCGTCAGGTCCTGATCGTTGCGCACGTCCTGGAGGTGCTCGGCCACATAGGCCTTGTTGACCACAACTTGCGCGCCCGGCATGTCCGGGGCGTCAAAAGAAATGTCGGACAGTATTTTTTCCATGATGGTGTACAGACGGCGCGCGCCGATATTTTCCGAGCGGGAATTGATGTCCTCGGCAAAGGCGGCAACTTCTTCCAGTCCGTCCTGGGTAAAGCTCAAGCGTATCTGCTCTGTGCCCAGCAGGGCTTCATACTGCTTGGTGAGGGCATTGTCCGGCTCGGTAAGAATGCGGAAAAACTCTTCGCGCCCCAGGGGCTGAAGTTCCACGCGCAAGGGAAAACGCCCCTGCAGTTCCGGGATCATATCCGATGGCTTGCTGAAGTGGAACGCGCCCGCCGCAATAAACAGCACATGATCCGTGCGGATCATGCCGTACTTGGTATTCACGGAACTGCCCTCCACAATGGGCAGCAGGTCACGCTGCACGCCTTCGCGCGAAATATCCGAGGTGCGGTTTTGTGATGAACTGGCGATCTTGTCTATTTCGTCGATAAAGATGATGCCGGTCTGCTCCACCCTTTCCTTGGCGCGCTCCACCAGGGCGTCCTGATCAACGAGCTTGCCGGACTCTTCCTGCACAAGCACGTTGAAAGCGTCGCGAACCTTCATCTTGCGGCGGCTGCGCTTGGGCGGAAAGGCCTTGCTGAACATGTCCTTGACCTGGCCCCCCATCTGCTCCATGCCGGGGATGGCAAAAATGTCCACCCCGCCGCCGCCCATCTCCGTCACTTCCATTTCAACTTCGCGTGTGTCCAGAAACCCGAGGCGGAACTGCTGCAGCAATTTTTCGCGCGTGGAGGAGCGGTCTTCCAACCCGAAGGAACTGGGCAGCAAAAGGTCCATCAGGCGCGATTCCGCAGCGGCTTCGGCGGCTTTGCGCACGCGGGAGTTTTCCTCGTCGCGCACAAGGTTTATGCCGATCTCCATCAGATCGCGCACCATAGACTCCACATCCCGCCCCACGTAGCCTACTTCGGTGAACTTGGTGGCCTCCACCTTGACAAAGGGCGCGCCCGAAAGCTTGGCCAGGCGACGCGCGATTTCGGTTTTGCCCACGCCGGTCGGCCCCATCATGATAATGTTCTTGGGCGAAACCTCGTCGCGCAGATCAAGCGGCAGATGTTGCCTGCGCCAGCGGTTACGCACGGCAACGGCAACCATGCGCTTGGCCTGTTCCTGGCCCACGACAAATTTATTCAGCTCGGACACGATCTCACGGGGGGTCAAGGTGCTCATCGATTGCTCCTGATAAGTTTGCTCTGTCTGTCAATATAGGCACTGCAACCCATCTGGCAATGGTGTGCTGCAAATTTGGCGTGACGGGCCTGCCGCATGACATAAAAATGTCGCCATTCTTCCCTCGACGGCATGCAATGGATTTGCCATGATGCAGTTCTGAAGGGCGGCGTCTCCTGAATAACGCATGGCTTGGCCCGCGCTTGTTGATAACAATTATTGACTATCCAGAGCACTTGTAGCACAATGGCTCCATAAACAAAGGCACAAGGAGTTCCGTATGAATACAGTCACTTTCAAGGGCACACCTCTCCATCTCATGGGCAACCGGCCTGCGGTCGGGCAAAAAGCCCCGGACTTTACCCTGGCCGCCAACGACCTCAGCCCCCGCAGCCTCAAGGACTATGCGGGCAAGGTGCTGGTGCTGGTAAGCGTGCCCTCCCTTGATACTCCTACATGCGATATGGAAGTGCGCCGCTTCAACAAGGAAGCCGCCGCCCTTTCCGACAAGGTGCGCATCGTGGCCGTAAGCTGCGACCTGCCCTTTGCCCAGGCCCGCTGGTGCGGCGCTGCGGGCGTTCAGTCTGTCGAAACCCTCTCTGACTACAAAGAAAGAAGCTTCGGCAAGGACTATGGCCTGCTTATTGACGAGCTGCGCCTGCTGGCCCGCGCCATCGTGGTTGTGGCCCCTGACGGCACGGTCGCCTATACTCAGCTTGTTCCTGAAGTTGCCAGTGAGCCGGATTATGACGCGGCCCTGGCCGCCGTGAAAAAACTTGCATAACTGCGCGGGCACACTGCCCTTCCTTGCCAGCGCATAGTGAAAGCCTCCCTGTCGTGACAGGGAGGCTTTCTTGTAAGCACTCTTGGCCCGCGCGCACCTGGGGCACTTCGTGGCAAGTATTTTCAGAACAATCCCTACAGAGCAGTTAACTCATTTCATTCGTATACTGCTCTAGCGGCGCTTCAGGCGCTTTTCCGGCCCCCGCGCAGACTGGCCACCAGGGCGCTCACGCCAAACCAGCAGCACGACACAAGAATCACGGTAGCCCCGCTGGCCGTGGACATCCATTCCTGCGCTGAAAGCACAAGACCGATAAAGGCCGAGCTCAGCCCCACAACCAGCGCCCACCAAAACATGCCGCCAGCCGTGGAGGCCAGATTTCTGGCCGTGGCCGCTGGCACGATGAGCAGGGCCGTCACAAGCAGCACCCCCACCGCCCATACGGAAAACATGACCACAAGGGCCAGCAGCGCCGCAAAAACATACTGCCACAGGGCAACGCGCACGCCGTGCACACGGGCCATGACGGGGTTCAGGGCGATATACAGCAGTCTGTTGTAGCCCACTACCTGAAAAAGCAGCATGGCGAAAAAGAGCAGCAGCAGAAAACCCGTCTCGGCTTCCGTAATGGTGAGAATGTCGCCGTACAAAAAGCGCTGCATGTCGCGCCCCACCCCTGGGGCACGGCTGACCACGGCCAGACCAAAGGCCACCACCGCAGAGAACACAATGCCTATGACCGTATCGCCGGAAAGATTGCTGCGCCGCCGCACGGCCATGATGCCCAACCCCACCAGAACGCCGAAAATCGGCATGGAAATACGCGGGTTTATGGCCAGAATAAGGCCAAGGGCCACTCCGGCGAAGGCTGAATGACCGATGGCGTCGGAGAAAAAGGCCATGCGAAAGCTGATGACCTCCACCCCAAGCACCGACGCCATGGGGGCCAACAAAAGCAGGCCTAACATGGCCTGCTGCATGAAGCGCATTTGCAGGCAGTCCAGCGGCAGGCGGCCCAAAAGATCATAGATACAAGTCAGATCAGGCATGCCCAGCCTCCCCGGAGGCTGCGCCGCCGCCCGTGCCTTTGCCCGCGTGTCCGTCCGGGCCACTATCTTGCGTCAACGCCCCCTCCCTTGTCGTCTTTGCGCCGCCACGGCGCTGTATGCTGGCATAGGCAGGCAGCAGCCGTTCCGGCGCGCACACGGCCCCGCACTGGGGACAGGCCGATTCAGCGGAGTCGCACTGGTCAGGATACAGATGGATGGGCACGCCAAAAAGCTGCATGAGAATAGACGCGTTAAGGGCCTCATGGGGCGCGCCCTCGGCGCAGACTTTTTTGTTGAGGCATATGACGTGGGTCGCGTAGTGGGCTGCCAGCGACAGGTTATGACTGACAATTATCTGGGTAAAGCCCTGCTCCATGCGGACTTTGTTCAACACTTCCCAGAACAGCCGCTCGCCTTGCACATCGACTCCGGCGGCAGGCTCGTCGAGCACCAGCAGCCGGGGTTCGCGGCCAAGGGCCGCTGCCAGCAGCACCCGGCGCATTTCGCCGCCAGAAAGATCGCTCACCCGCCTGTCCTCAAGTTGTTCGGCCTGCACCAGACGTAACAGCCTGCGCGCCTCTGCGCGCACAGAATGGCTGAGGCCGAACCACAGGGGGCGGCGCTGGCGGTTGAGCGCCAAAAATTCCCCCACGCGCAGGGGCAGGCTGGCGTCCATATGAAGATACTGCGGCACATAGGCCGTGCGCGGCAGGCCGGACTGGCCTGCCGCCTCAATACGGCCCGAATAGCTCATCTCGCCAATAAGACAGAGCAACAGCGTGGTCTTGCCAGCGCCGTTGGGGCCCACAAGCACGGTGCTGCTGCCCGCGGGCACCGTGGCGCACACATCCTCAAGGATGAGCCTTCCGCCACGACACACGCAGACATGGTCAAAAACAAGGGCAGGAGCGGTAGTGTCAGCGCGGCTCAAAATACTTCTCAAGAATGTTGATGTTGTTATTCATGGTTTTTTCATAGTGGTCCAGCGAAGGACTGGTCGGGCCCGAAGCCAGGGAATCCAGTTGCGCCGCGGGTATGCCCACCTCGCGGGCCAGAACTTGCACGGCCTTGTCCGAGTACTGAGGTTCGCTGGCAATGAGGGCGGGCTTGTGTTCCCGCAGTATCTTGGCCACCTTGATAATACGTCCCGCCGAAGGCTGGGCTTCCTCGTCCTCCTGAATAACGGCAACCACTTCCAGGCCACCGTCACGCGCCATATAGGCCAGAGCGTCATGCATAAGCGCTATGCCTTTGTTGGGGGCCTTGGCGCCCAGAATGGCAAGGCGCTCGCTCAGGCCCAGCAGAACCTTTTCAT
This DNA window, taken from Desulfovibrio sp. 86, encodes the following:
- a CDS encoding TIGR03960 family B12-binding radical SAM protein, with the translated sequence MRSLLPLLPKPSRYAGIEDNVCRKDPQNVRLRVALAFPDTYDVGMSYLGQKILYNIVNSRPHWWAERVMAPEREAGDILRAHNTPLATLESDTPLGQTHCLSFSITHELCYTNVLYMLDLAGIPLRTANRPQDLTACPLVIAGGGALLSAEPLTPFIDVMVLGDGEESLPDVLELLEKALDSGWTRERLLLEARHIPGVYVPSLFTARPEAPTAPPVPLMPDYTRPARRIVADINNTPYPAKQVVPVGAVHNRLSLEIARGCTRGCRFCHAGMVYRPVRERSLETIQTLMDDCLSETGFDEISFLSLSTGDFSALKTLCFSALDRCAREQIGLSLPSLRVGSIDDEIIERMADLRRTGCTLAPEAGSQRLRDVINKGVTEEDLLLHAQKLLEHGWRQVKLYFMIGLPTETDEDLAAITETCLKVRDAAGRGSPRLQVTAALSPFVPKPFTPFQWVPQISQEEIQRRVHFVRQQFKGVKFLKLRWHEPAMSHLEGILSRADRRMADVVEKAYRKGSIFTSWMEHFALDPWLEALEECGLSAQECTGERQPGSPLPWGHLEAGISEEFLLREWQRALGEKVTDDCRYGACRQCGACDTKVGPSRMPHTPSPNGVAPLDGSLRDAAPQSEASSSEAPTDAQIGAATDSGPLAHNAQEQSVPASALQDTPLPDSHQHRNRLIFSQRDQRAHQPSRDEEGRLVCRPPASRPPKITAELTVKAAQYRIWHSKAGGCAYLSQLELQAVLDRALRRAGLPMAFSQGFHPMPLMSFGRALPVGVESRAEWFALTLHKVLPPQEIADRLNPLLPLGMEIVRVEFVDKSHRTEQAVAEAFCLSLPTPEENRQVVRCFEDFAALPELNFTRDTKKGPRTANIRAMLRQWETLAQEQHENAPEAVTFVADWSNGYLSPLLFVMAILQPLGMPDTLRPRLKLVKTAQLFADEKLYP
- a CDS encoding chemotaxis protein CheW, whose amino-acid sequence is MDVNQRKQEDELLQLVTFSIGEEEFGVNILKVQEIIRTMEITRVPRAPEFVEGVINLRGKVIPIIDLRRRFGLASKTHDKNTRIIVIEINNIIVGFVVDAVSEVLRIPASTVEPPPPVVAGVDSDYISGVGKLQDRLLIMLDLDKLLSNDDMEMLGGI
- a CDS encoding protein-disulfide reductase DsbD family protein codes for the protein MALSLLVFSGHACANPLGARLETALDGDAVVGALRLTLPKDVHAYAHDPGDAGRPTTLRFSVAGGPPQAVWYPEGAVQRDFYDPSATIFVYEGEVTLYVLLSREDQGKPYTADISMLLCSTRNCMPVNQQVKEVVPQATQPLEAMPWAAQWRSLKKQPPRSVADDATEGVQLFGGAPAVADPQGSTEGDPGAGRSAGIARWLDASQGETVGAGNDPAATEGGQVQKPLPPMDDFVSLAPRYVNESMEITSLGKALLFGILAGLLLNAMPCVLPVLTFKVSGLLMVGGCGKEGLRHFRRHNLCFAAGVMTLFSALALVLGLADLMWGQLYQNQAVLLVMLLLVFLMGLSMLGVFTLPVIDLKTGANTKNPCLQAYFTGLVSTFLATPCSGPLLGGVLGWAFTQPLMVVMVVFWAVGLGMALPYVLFSIWPALANILPKPGAWMHIFERVVGFFLMGTALYLLSILPVEKHMQVLSVLLVVALCAWLWGQYCGISAPPLRRRVVGFACLGLLLASFMWVLRPVAPLPQWREFNPQTFEASLGKKPMLLEFTADWCPNCKFMEATVLTDERLRRLQARYNMELVRVDLTNANAYAVRLLEALGSKSIPLTALFPAGDMATAPLVLRDVYGSESLEQSMRDAFGR
- the hslU gene encoding ATP-dependent protease ATPase subunit HslU, which produces MSTLTPREIVSELNKFVVGQEQAKRMVAVAVRNRWRRQHLPLDLRDEVSPKNIIMMGPTGVGKTEIARRLAKLSGAPFVKVEATKFTEVGYVGRDVESMVRDLMEIGINLVRDEENSRVRKAAEAAAESRLMDLLLPSSFGLEDRSSTREKLLQQFRLGFLDTREVEMEVTEMGGGGVDIFAIPGMEQMGGQVKDMFSKAFPPKRSRRKMKVRDAFNVLVQEESGKLVDQDALVERAKERVEQTGIIFIDEIDKIASSSQNRTSDISREGVQRDLLPIVEGSSVNTKYGMIRTDHVLFIAAGAFHFSKPSDMIPELQGRFPLRVELQPLGREEFFRILTEPDNALTKQYEALLGTEQIRLSFTQDGLEEVAAFAEDINSRSENIGARRLYTIMEKILSDISFDAPDMPGAQVVVNKAYVAEHLQDVRNDQDLTQYIL
- the tpx gene encoding thiol peroxidase translates to MNTVTFKGTPLHLMGNRPAVGQKAPDFTLAANDLSPRSLKDYAGKVLVLVSVPSLDTPTCDMEVRRFNKEAAALSDKVRIVAVSCDLPFAQARWCGAAGVQSVETLSDYKERSFGKDYGLLIDELRLLARAIVVVAPDGTVAYTQLVPEVASEPDYDAALAAVKKLA
- a CDS encoding metal ABC transporter permease, which produces MPDLTCIYDLLGRLPLDCLQMRFMQQAMLGLLLLAPMASVLGVEVISFRMAFFSDAIGHSAFAGVALGLILAINPRISMPIFGVLVGLGIMAVRRRSNLSGDTVIGIVFSAVVAFGLAVVSRAPGVGRDMQRFLYGDILTITEAETGFLLLLFFAMLLFQVVGYNRLLYIALNPVMARVHGVRVALWQYVFAALLALVVMFSVWAVGVLLVTALLIVPAATARNLASTAGGMFWWALVVGLSSAFIGLVLSAQEWMSTASGATVILVSCCWFGVSALVASLRGGRKSA
- a CDS encoding metal ABC transporter ATP-binding protein, yielding MSRADTTAPALVFDHVCVCRGGRLILEDVCATVPAGSSTVLVGPNGAGKTTLLLCLIGEMSYSGRIEAAGQSGLPRTAYVPQYLHMDASLPLRVGEFLALNRQRRPLWFGLSHSVRAEARRLLRLVQAEQLEDRRVSDLSGGEMRRVLLAAALGREPRLLVLDEPAAGVDVQGERLFWEVLNKVRMEQGFTQIIVSHNLSLAAHYATHVICLNKKVCAEGAPHEALNASILMQLFGVPIHLYPDQCDSAESACPQCGAVCAPERLLPAYASIQRRGGAKTTREGALTQDSGPDGHAGKGTGGGAASGEAGHA